In one Sphingobium sp. MI1205 genomic region, the following are encoded:
- the trbE gene encoding conjugal transfer protein TrbE produces the protein MLNLREYRASAERLADHLPWAVLVAPGVVLNKDGSFLRVLAFRGPDLESATEAELVAACARANNALKRLGSGWALFFDAERREAQAYPDSAFPDAASWLVDGERQAAFEAAGTHFESRYHLTLTWLPPADTTDRAGRSLVERPDGERARDWRGALESFVAETDRLADLLSGFMPEVRPLDDSETLTFLHGAISDRRHMVAAPVTPMYLDGVLADTPLVGGLEPRLGDLHVRTLTILGFPSLSRPGILDALNHQDFGYRWVTRFIALDKTLATKTLTSLRRQWFNKRKSLTAILREVLYNSPAQLLDSDADNKVADADEALQVLGGDHVAFGYLTATITVTDRSRAAVEDKVRAVERIVNGLGFTCVRETVNAVEAWLSSLPGHVYANVRQPLVHTLNLAHLMPLSSVWAGPVRNSHLDGPPLLVAKTAGSTPFRLSTHIGDVGHMMVVGPTGAGKSVLLSLIALQFRRYPRAQVYIFDKGNSARAAVLAMGGVHHALGSVEADGETLAFQPLASIDDASERSWAADWIAALLANESVSVTPDVKDALWTALGSLASAPREERTLTGLALLLQSNALRIALQPYTLEGPHGRLLDAAEQNLALADVQCFETDALMGQAGVVAPVLTYLFHRLEERFDGRPTLLILDEAWIFLDHPLFAARIREWLKVLRKKNVAVVFATQSLADIAGSPIAPAIIESCPQRILLPNDRAIEPQGHDIYARFGLNDRQIELIARATPKRHYYLQSARGNRLFELGLGPIAQALCGSSDPAAQARIDASLAEHGRDRFAEAFLRDAGLDWAGDLAADFSSPDTQAPQQGEK, from the coding sequence ATGCTGAACTTGCGCGAGTATCGCGCGTCCGCAGAGCGCCTTGCCGATCACCTGCCGTGGGCGGTGCTGGTCGCCCCCGGCGTCGTGCTCAACAAGGACGGCAGCTTTCTCCGCGTGCTTGCCTTCCGCGGTCCGGACCTCGAATCCGCGACCGAGGCCGAACTGGTCGCCGCCTGCGCGCGGGCGAACAACGCGCTCAAGCGGCTCGGCAGCGGATGGGCGCTGTTCTTCGATGCGGAGCGACGCGAAGCGCAGGCCTATCCCGACAGCGCGTTTCCCGATGCGGCAAGCTGGCTCGTCGATGGCGAGCGGCAGGCGGCGTTCGAGGCCGCAGGCACGCATTTCGAAAGTCGCTATCACCTGACACTGACTTGGCTGCCGCCCGCAGATACCACCGATCGCGCGGGCCGGAGCCTTGTGGAACGGCCCGACGGCGAGCGGGCGCGCGACTGGCGCGGCGCGCTGGAGAGCTTCGTTGCCGAGACCGACCGCTTGGCTGACCTGCTCTCCGGATTCATGCCCGAGGTACGCCCGCTCGACGATAGCGAGACCCTGACATTCCTGCACGGCGCGATCTCCGACCGCCGGCACATGGTCGCCGCGCCAGTGACGCCGATGTATCTCGACGGGGTGCTCGCCGACACGCCGCTGGTAGGCGGGCTCGAACCACGCCTTGGCGACCTGCATGTCCGTACGCTGACGATCCTCGGTTTCCCGAGCCTCAGCCGTCCCGGCATTCTCGATGCGCTCAATCACCAGGACTTTGGCTATCGCTGGGTCACGCGCTTCATCGCGCTCGACAAGACGCTGGCGACCAAGACGCTCACCTCTCTGCGGCGCCAGTGGTTCAACAAGCGCAAGTCGCTCACCGCGATCCTCCGCGAGGTGCTCTATAATTCACCCGCGCAGTTGCTCGACAGCGATGCGGACAACAAGGTGGCCGATGCCGACGAGGCGCTCCAGGTACTCGGCGGCGACCATGTCGCCTTCGGCTACCTGACTGCGACGATCACGGTCACGGACCGGAGCCGGGCGGCGGTCGAGGACAAGGTTCGCGCTGTCGAGAGGATCGTCAACGGGCTCGGCTTCACCTGCGTCCGCGAGACCGTCAACGCGGTTGAAGCCTGGCTCTCGTCGCTGCCGGGCCATGTCTATGCCAATGTCCGGCAGCCTCTGGTGCATACGCTCAACCTTGCACACCTGATGCCGCTGTCGTCAGTGTGGGCCGGGCCGGTGCGCAACAGCCATCTCGACGGCCCGCCGCTGTTGGTCGCGAAGACCGCCGGATCGACGCCGTTCAGGCTCTCTACCCATATCGGAGATGTCGGTCACATGATGGTCGTCGGGCCGACGGGTGCTGGCAAGTCGGTACTGCTGAGCCTCATCGCACTTCAATTCCGTCGTTACCCGCGCGCGCAAGTCTACATCTTCGACAAGGGCAATAGCGCGCGGGCCGCGGTGCTGGCGATGGGCGGCGTACACCACGCGCTAGGATCGGTCGAGGCGGACGGCGAGACGCTGGCATTCCAGCCACTCGCCAGTATCGACGATGCCAGCGAGCGGAGCTGGGCAGCCGATTGGATCGCAGCGCTGCTTGCGAACGAGAGCGTGTCGGTCACGCCGGATGTAAAGGACGCGCTCTGGACCGCGCTCGGTAGCCTTGCTTCCGCGCCGCGCGAGGAGCGGACCCTGACCGGGCTCGCGCTGCTGCTCCAGTCGAACGCGCTGCGCATCGCGCTCCAGCCCTATACACTCGAAGGGCCGCATGGCCGGCTGCTTGATGCCGCCGAACAGAATCTCGCGCTTGCCGACGTCCAGTGCTTCGAGACCGACGCGCTTATGGGCCAGGCCGGCGTGGTCGCGCCGGTGCTGACCTATTTGTTTCATCGGCTGGAGGAGCGGTTCGATGGCCGCCCAACCTTGCTGATCCTCGACGAGGCTTGGATCTTCCTCGACCATCCGCTTTTCGCCGCGCGCATCCGCGAATGGCTTAAAGTGCTGCGCAAGAAGAACGTGGCGGTCGTGTTCGCGACGCAAAGCCTCGCAGACATTGCGGGCTCGCCGATCGCGCCTGCCATCATCGAAAGCTGCCCGCAGCGGATCCTGCTACCCAACGATCGTGCGATCGAGCCGCAGGGCCACGACATCTATGCCCGCTTCGGCCTCAACGACCGTCAGATCGAGTTGATCGCGCGGGCCACGCCCAAGCGCCACTATTACCTCCAGTCCGCACGCGGCAACCGGCTGTTCGAACTGGGCCTTGGCCCGATCGCGCAGGCTTTGTGCGGCTCTTCGGATCCCGCAGCGCAAGCCCGGATCGATGCCTCACTTGCCGAGCATGGGCGCGATCGCTTCGCCGAAGCCTTCCTGCGCGATGCGGGCCTCGACTGGGCGGGCGATCTCGCCGCCGATTTCTCGTCTCCCGACACCCAAGCCCCCCAACAAGGAGAAAAGTAA
- a CDS encoding VirB3 family type IV secretion system protein has protein sequence MASGQHIDGYEVPIHGSLGSPLLLGGAPRGLAIVNGTLAAAVGLGLQQWLAGALLWAVGHSVAVMAARRDPSFAPVLLRHIRQKGYFAC, from the coding sequence ATGGCAAGCGGTCAGCATATCGATGGCTACGAAGTGCCGATCCACGGCTCGCTGGGTTCGCCGCTTCTGCTCGGCGGCGCACCGCGGGGCCTAGCGATCGTGAACGGAACGCTGGCCGCAGCGGTCGGCCTCGGCCTCCAGCAATGGCTAGCCGGGGCGCTGCTCTGGGCAGTCGGACATAGCGTCGCCGTGATGGCCGCCCGCCGCGACCCAAGCTTTGCGCCGGTCCTCCTCCGCCACATCCGCCAGAAGGGATATTTCGCATGCTGA
- a CDS encoding TrbC/VirB2 family protein, with amino-acid sequence MTIATQVQAAGSGMPWEEPLQQVLESVQGPVAKIVAVIIIIVTGLTLAFGESAGGFRRLIQIVFGLSIAFAASSFFLSFFSFGGGALIS; translated from the coding sequence ATGACAATCGCCACCCAGGTCCAGGCAGCCGGCTCCGGCATGCCGTGGGAAGAGCCGCTGCAGCAGGTGCTGGAATCGGTGCAGGGTCCGGTCGCCAAGATCGTGGCGGTGATCATCATCATCGTGACTGGTCTGACCCTCGCGTTCGGCGAGAGTGCGGGCGGGTTCCGACGGCTGATCCAGATCGTCTTCGGCCTCTCCATCGCCTTTGCCGCGTCGTCCTTCTTCCTGTCCTTTTTCAGCTTCGGCGGCGGGGCGCTGATCTCGTGA
- the trbB gene encoding P-type conjugative transfer ATPase TrbB, giving the protein MSAGLSAERRRRMLITALGSDIAAAMRDPLVIEIMVNPDGALRLDRLGEGRTDTEVRIGPEQVERIIRLVASHARAEVHAEHPIISAELPPHIEGRAGERFEGVLPPVSSAPCFSIRKPAQKLHTLDDYIADGLMSEVQVDALRAAVTQRYNILVAGGTSSGKTTLANALLAEMAWVDSRVILIEDTRELQCPLPDTVALRTRPPHVSMTELVRSTMRLRPDRIVVGEVRGPEALDMLKAWNTGHPGGIATVHANSAIASLYRIEQLVQEAVVTVPRQLIAEAIDIIVFISGRGIDRRVSTIARVAGLDPDTGAYSLADLPKPNPKET; this is encoded by the coding sequence ATGAGCGCCGGGCTTTCCGCTGAACGCCGTCGTCGGATGCTGATTACGGCCCTTGGCAGCGACATCGCCGCCGCGATGCGCGACCCGCTGGTCATCGAGATCATGGTCAACCCTGACGGCGCGCTGCGGCTCGATCGTCTTGGCGAAGGCCGCACCGATACCGAGGTTCGCATCGGACCCGAACAGGTCGAGCGGATAATTCGGCTCGTCGCGAGCCATGCCCGGGCCGAAGTCCATGCCGAGCACCCGATCATTTCGGCCGAGCTGCCGCCGCACATCGAGGGCCGCGCTGGCGAGCGCTTCGAAGGCGTATTGCCGCCGGTTTCGTCCGCGCCCTGCTTCTCGATCCGCAAGCCTGCGCAGAAGCTGCACACGCTCGACGACTACATCGCCGATGGGCTCATGTCGGAGGTTCAGGTCGACGCGCTGCGCGCCGCCGTCACCCAGCGCTATAACATCCTTGTCGCCGGCGGCACCAGCTCGGGCAAGACTACCCTCGCCAACGCGCTGCTCGCCGAGATGGCATGGGTCGACAGTCGCGTGATCCTCATCGAGGACACGCGCGAGTTGCAATGCCCGCTGCCAGATACGGTGGCGCTGCGCACCCGCCCACCGCACGTGTCGATGACCGAGCTGGTGCGATCGACCATGCGCCTGCGTCCCGATCGCATCGTCGTCGGCGAGGTCCGCGGCCCGGAAGCGCTCGACATGCTGAAGGCGTGGAACACCGGCCATCCCGGCGGGATCGCGACCGTGCATGCCAACAGCGCGATCGCGTCGCTCTACCGCATCGAACAGTTGGTCCAGGAAGCGGTCGTCACCGTGCCGCGCCAGCTGATCGCCGAGGCTATCGACATCATCGTCTTCATCTCCGGGCGCGGCATCGATCGCCGTGTCTCGACCATCGCGCGCGTCGCCGGCCTCGATCCCGACACCGGCGCCTATTCGCTCGCCGATCTTCCCAAGCCCAACCCGAAGGAGACCTGA
- a CDS encoding conjugal transfer protein TraG codes for MTPTKLLIGQIFVVLAIIIASVWIGTQWAAASLGYQAELGAPWFFAFGQPVYHPWSLFPWWYHFDAYAPVVFGEAGVIAATGGFVGCGAAIFGSVWRARQSNNLTTYGSARWATHRDIKGAGLLEQRGVVLGKIGRDDLRHDGPEHVMAFAPTRSGKGVGLVIPTLLSWTGSTVVHDIKGENWQLTAGWRARFSYCLLFNPTDARSARYNPLVEVRRGVNEVRDVQNIADILVDPEGALERRNHWEKTSHSLLVGAILHVLYAEEEKTLARVATFLSDPQRSFAATLRRMMTTNHLGTEDAPLVHPVVASAARELLNKSENERSGVLSTAMSFLGLYRDPTVAAVTAASDWRIVDLVEAAHPVSLYLVVPPSDISRTKPLVRLILNQIGRRLTEELHGVGTDGEAVKGRHRLLMMLDEFPALGRLDFFETSLAFLAGYGVRVFLIAQSLNQIEKAYGEHNAILDNCHVRIAFATNDERTAKRISDALGTATEQRAMRNYAGHRLAPWLAHVMVSRQETARALLTPGEVMQLAPTDGLVLISGHPPIRAKKLRYYEDRRFNERLLPAPTLDNDGYRDLPAARSDDWAGQVRGADMRLSAGNDADEGADAGGLEQARHPAHEVELAVVVDAEIADPLGLGEDDGDQAAERRAMGRVQALGAARTVYGLDAASGRPDDLQLGF; via the coding sequence ATGACCCCGACAAAACTGCTCATCGGCCAAATCTTCGTGGTGCTGGCGATCATCATCGCAAGCGTGTGGATTGGCACGCAGTGGGCCGCAGCGAGCCTCGGCTACCAAGCGGAACTTGGCGCACCGTGGTTCTTTGCCTTCGGCCAGCCGGTTTACCATCCATGGTCACTGTTTCCCTGGTGGTATCACTTCGACGCCTACGCGCCGGTGGTCTTCGGTGAGGCAGGCGTCATCGCTGCTACCGGCGGATTTGTCGGCTGCGGAGCCGCGATCTTCGGTTCGGTGTGGCGCGCACGCCAATCCAACAACCTGACGACCTATGGCTCTGCTCGCTGGGCGACGCACAGGGACATCAAGGGTGCCGGGCTTCTCGAGCAGCGCGGCGTCGTGCTCGGCAAGATCGGTCGCGATGACTTGCGCCACGACGGTCCCGAGCATGTCATGGCGTTCGCGCCGACCCGGTCGGGCAAGGGCGTCGGCCTGGTCATTCCCACCCTGCTGTCCTGGACGGGCTCGACCGTCGTCCACGACATCAAGGGCGAGAACTGGCAGCTGACGGCTGGCTGGCGCGCGCGATTCTCGTACTGCCTGCTGTTCAATCCGACGGACGCCCGCTCGGCCCGATACAACCCGCTGGTCGAAGTGCGGCGCGGCGTCAACGAAGTCCGGGACGTCCAGAATATCGCCGACATCCTCGTCGATCCCGAGGGAGCACTCGAACGTCGCAACCATTGGGAAAAGACCAGCCATTCGCTGCTGGTCGGCGCGATCCTCCATGTCCTCTATGCCGAGGAAGAAAAGACGCTTGCCCGCGTAGCGACCTTCTTGTCCGACCCGCAGCGCAGCTTCGCTGCGACGCTCCGCCGAATGATGACGACCAATCACTTGGGCACCGAGGACGCGCCACTGGTCCATCCCGTCGTGGCCTCGGCTGCACGCGAACTACTGAACAAGAGCGAGAACGAACGCTCCGGCGTGCTGTCGACCGCCATGTCGTTCCTCGGGCTCTACCGCGACCCGACCGTGGCAGCGGTCACCGCCGCATCCGACTGGCGCATCGTCGATCTCGTCGAGGCTGCTCATCCGGTCTCGCTCTACCTCGTCGTGCCGCCATCCGACATCAGCCGCACCAAGCCGCTGGTTCGCCTCATCCTCAACCAGATCGGCCGCCGTCTGACCGAGGAACTGCACGGCGTCGGCACGGACGGCGAGGCAGTAAAGGGCCGCCACCGCCTGCTGATGATGCTCGACGAGTTCCCGGCGCTGGGCCGGCTCGACTTCTTCGAGACCAGCCTTGCCTTCCTCGCGGGCTATGGCGTGCGCGTCTTCCTGATCGCGCAGAGCCTTAACCAGATCGAGAAGGCCTATGGCGAGCACAACGCCATTCTCGACAACTGCCATGTCCGCATCGCGTTCGCGACCAACGACGAGCGAACTGCCAAGCGCATTTCAGATGCGCTCGGGACAGCGACCGAGCAGCGCGCAATGCGCAACTATGCGGGCCACCGGCTCGCACCTTGGCTCGCGCATGTCATGGTCAGTCGGCAGGAGACCGCGCGTGCGCTCCTGACGCCCGGCGAGGTGATGCAACTCGCGCCCACGGACGGGCTGGTCCTGATCTCGGGGCATCCCCCGATCCGCGCGAAGAAGCTGCGCTACTATGAGGATCGCCGGTTCAATGAGCGCCTGCTGCCGGCACCGACATTGGATAACGATGGCTACCGCGATCTCCCGGCCGCGCGCTCGGATGACTGGGCGGGACAGGTGCGCGGCGCAGACATGCGCCTCTCCGCCGGCAACGATGCCGATGAGGGAGCGGATGCGGGCGGTCTTGAGCAGGCACGGCATCCTGCGCACGAGGTCGAACTGGCAGTCGTCGTCGATGCCGAGATCGCTGACCCCCTCGGCCTCGGCGAGGACGATGGAGACCAGGCCGCCGAGCGGCGCGCCATGGGCCGGGTCCAGGCGCTCGGCGCCGCGCGCACGGTCTATGGCCTCGACGCCGCGTCCGGTCGCCCCGACGACCTGCAGCTGGGGTTCTGA
- a CDS encoding plasmid pRiA4b ORF-3 family protein, with the protein MSNGTVVRMKITLDDVTPAVSRTLEVPLNIRLDRLHTVIQTAFSWTDSHLWEMSFGQTGFGIPDPEYGFDGPLDARKATLAQVLADTRRKTFRYLYDFGDAWEHSVKIERISTASPHLTYPLILDAVGMRPPEDCGGPWGYAEKLEALGDPHHEYYEEALDTLGDDHDPNAQPDIPLIEARLEALAKKWAPRTRRKA; encoded by the coding sequence GTGAGCAACGGCACTGTCGTGCGGATGAAGATTACGCTGGACGATGTCACGCCGGCCGTCAGCCGAACGCTGGAGGTGCCGCTCAATATCCGGCTCGACCGTCTGCACACCGTCATCCAGACCGCCTTCTCCTGGACGGACTCTCACCTGTGGGAAATGAGCTTCGGGCAGACCGGCTTTGGCATCCCTGATCCTGAATATGGCTTCGACGGGCCGCTCGACGCCCGTAAGGCCACTCTCGCCCAGGTCCTGGCGGATACGAGGCGCAAGACCTTCCGATATCTCTATGACTTTGGCGATGCCTGGGAGCATAGCGTCAAGATCGAGCGCATCAGCACGGCCAGCCCGCACCTGACATATCCGCTCATCCTCGATGCAGTAGGTATGCGGCCGCCAGAGGACTGTGGCGGCCCATGGGGTTACGCCGAAAAGCTCGAAGCGCTCGGCGACCCACATCATGAATATTACGAAGAGGCGCTAGATACCCTCGGCGACGACCATGATCCCAACGCCCAGCCCGACATCCCCCTGATCGAGGCAAGGCTGGAAGCGCTCGCGAAAAAATGGGCGCCACGGACACGCCGGAAAGCCTGA
- the tnpC gene encoding IS66 family transposase: MRFALDRLPTDPVLLQKMLLEMADVMAQERAELTATRATVKAQTLRIEKLEHRVARLLRVQFGRSSEKMDIAQLRLMFEEVEVPEPANDEVAAPPVAKSARKSGGRVPLPAHFPRQTVDHQPSPCSAGCNGPSAQIDEAVTEVLDYVPARFRVIRHVRPRLVCRSCEQIRQAPAVDLPLPKVMASSALLAHLVVNRFVDHQPWHRQSVIFRRVGLHIDRDVMSRWARKLAWLLAPLGERLFAYIREAAKIHGDDTPVTLLGNGDGSRTGHFWVYLRDDRSSGDMSPPAVVFRFSADRGGAHPAEHLADYRGYLQADGFAGYNALYRDPKTKAPRDIVEVGCWSHARRKFTDILDKSPSPIAAEAVVRIAELFAIERDIKGAPPDERRRIRQIKAVPKLEALRVWLETQNRGLSSDSNLARACRYPLNRWQAMIRYCDNGRLEISNNLVENALRGVALGRRNWMFVGSMKGGEAAALFYALAGTCRLNGVEPEAWFTDVIERIGDHPINRIDDFLPWNWQASRLTNDLEKAA, encoded by the coding sequence ATGCGGTTCGCCCTTGATCGCCTTCCCACTGACCCGGTCCTCCTGCAGAAAATGCTGCTGGAGATGGCCGATGTCATGGCGCAGGAACGGGCCGAACTGACGGCAACGAGAGCAACCGTCAAAGCCCAGACCTTGCGGATCGAAAAGCTCGAGCATCGCGTCGCGCGGCTGCTGCGCGTCCAGTTCGGTCGTAGCTCCGAGAAAATGGATATCGCCCAGCTGCGGCTGATGTTCGAGGAGGTCGAGGTACCAGAACCCGCCAACGATGAGGTGGCGGCACCGCCTGTGGCGAAATCGGCCCGCAAATCCGGCGGCCGTGTTCCGCTTCCCGCACACTTTCCGCGTCAGACGGTTGATCATCAGCCCAGCCCGTGCAGTGCCGGTTGTAACGGGCCGTCAGCACAGATCGACGAGGCTGTCACTGAGGTCCTCGACTATGTCCCGGCGCGCTTCCGGGTCATTCGCCACGTGCGACCAAGACTAGTGTGCCGGTCCTGCGAACAGATCCGCCAGGCCCCCGCTGTCGATCTGCCGCTCCCCAAGGTGATGGCGAGCAGCGCCTTGCTGGCCCATCTCGTCGTCAATCGCTTTGTCGATCATCAACCCTGGCATCGGCAGTCAGTGATCTTCCGCCGCGTGGGACTCCACATCGATCGGGACGTGATGAGCCGCTGGGCCCGAAAACTGGCATGGCTGCTGGCGCCGCTGGGTGAGCGGCTGTTCGCCTATATCCGGGAAGCCGCCAAGATCCACGGTGACGACACGCCGGTCACGCTGCTGGGCAATGGCGATGGCAGCCGGACCGGGCACTTCTGGGTATATCTGCGTGATGATCGCTCAAGCGGTGACATGAGCCCGCCTGCCGTGGTCTTCCGCTTCAGCGCCGATCGCGGCGGAGCGCATCCGGCGGAACATCTCGCCGACTATCGGGGGTATCTACAGGCAGACGGCTTTGCCGGGTACAACGCACTTTACCGTGACCCCAAGACCAAGGCGCCCAGGGATATCGTCGAAGTGGGATGCTGGAGCCACGCGCGCCGGAAATTTACGGACATCTTGGACAAGAGCCCGTCACCGATCGCGGCAGAGGCGGTCGTGCGGATCGCCGAGCTCTTCGCCATCGAGCGCGACATCAAGGGCGCGCCACCCGATGAGCGACGACGCATCCGCCAGATCAAGGCCGTGCCGAAGCTGGAGGCGCTGCGCGTCTGGCTCGAAACCCAGAACCGAGGCCTGTCGTCTGACAGCAATCTGGCGCGTGCGTGTCGCTATCCGCTGAACCGCTGGCAGGCCATGATCCGTTACTGCGATAATGGTCGGCTCGAGATCAGCAACAATCTGGTGGAAAACGCGCTGCGCGGTGTCGCGCTCGGGCGCCGGAACTGGATGTTCGTCGGCTCCATGAAGGGGGGAGAAGCCGCCGCGCTCTTCTACGCCCTGGCGGGCACATGCCGGCTCAACGGCGTCGAGCCCGAGGCATGGTTCACTGACGTCATCGAGCGCATCGGTGATCACCCGATCAATCGGATCGATGACTTCTTGCCGTGGAACTGGCAGGCATCAAGGCTGACCAACGATCTGGAGAAGGCTGCGTGA
- the tnpB gene encoding IS66 family insertion sequence element accessory protein TnpB (TnpB, as the term is used for proteins encoded by IS66 family insertion elements, is considered an accessory protein, since TnpC, encoded by a neighboring gene, is a DDE family transposase.), giving the protein MSLAFPPSTKVYLSLAPCDMRKGFDGLSAQVRNILQLDPFSGAVFLFRGKRGDRLKALVWDGSGLCLYAKRLERGKFVWPRAHEGALRLSAAQLAMLLEGLNWKQAIVHDEVITPSLA; this is encoded by the coding sequence TTGAGCCTGGCGTTCCCGCCTTCGACGAAGGTCTACCTGTCGCTGGCGCCGTGCGACATGCGCAAGGGCTTTGACGGGCTCTCGGCGCAGGTGCGCAATATCCTTCAGCTGGATCCATTCTCCGGCGCGGTCTTCCTGTTCCGCGGAAAAAGGGGCGACAGGCTGAAGGCCTTGGTCTGGGACGGCTCAGGGCTATGCCTGTATGCGAAGCGTCTTGAGCGCGGAAAGTTTGTTTGGCCACGTGCCCATGAGGGTGCGCTGCGGCTGTCGGCCGCCCAGCTTGCGATGTTGCTCGAAGGCCTGAACTGGAAGCAGGCGATCGTCCACGACGAGGTCATCACGCCGAGCCTCGCATAG
- the tnpA gene encoding IS66-like element accessory protein TnpA, whose protein sequence is MSSRGDGGVLVQVERRRNWSDEEKLAILKETTVPGVVISAVARRHGIGTGQLYTWRKQLLRGAMAGFVPVELAASSPSAKAREAGRIEVRGRCGLTVSVDGEVDRAALKQVLDVLRELDH, encoded by the coding sequence ATGAGCAGTCGCGGGGACGGCGGAGTGCTTGTACAGGTGGAGCGGCGTCGGAACTGGAGCGACGAGGAGAAGCTGGCGATCCTAAAGGAGACGACGGTGCCGGGCGTTGTCATATCGGCCGTAGCGCGGCGGCATGGGATAGGCACGGGTCAGCTCTACACCTGGCGCAAGCAACTGCTCCGGGGAGCGATGGCAGGCTTCGTACCTGTCGAACTGGCAGCATCATCGCCGTCGGCCAAAGCCCGAGAAGCTGGACGGATCGAGGTTCGCGGACGGTGCGGCCTGACGGTGTCGGTGGATGGCGAAGTTGATCGGGCCGCCCTGAAACAGGTGCTCGATGTCCTGCGGGAGCTGGATCATTGA